One Streptomyces sp. RPA4-2 genomic window carries:
- a CDS encoding APC family permease, with protein MTTRPPTVDQNDDAELSEFGYKPELKRTLGNFHTFAAGISYISILTGTFQLFYFGYGSGGPAYWWSWPMVFIGQFMVALCFAELAARYPVAGSVYNWSKKVGNPHIGWLAGWMMLLASIVSIAAVALAYQLTLPQISSTFQFVGDGTGKYDVATNAVLLAAVLILFTTLVNAFGVKLMATINTAGVFIELIATVVLIVLFAVHITRGPQVVMDTQGTGDGQSFGYLGAFLVASLASAYVMYGFDTASSLGEECLDPSRNAPRAIIRAIVASFVLGGLVLLLALMSVSSLKGEKLSTDGLQYIVLDVLGPTAGKAMLWCVLIAVTVCALAVHTAAVRLAFAMARDNNLPASSKLAKVNARFRTPVLPTVIIGVLALAILVVNIRQPQIFTVVTSIGIIMIYLAYLMVTGPMLVARLRGRWQPAGDGKFSLGRWGLLVNVVAVVWGAAMTVNLIWPRSAVYNAAAPYHWYLRWGAVLFVAVVAGGGFAYYWFVQRHRTGVLAEHQLRSDTSVASPLIAPAAE; from the coding sequence ATGACCACCCGTCCACCGACCGTCGACCAGAACGACGACGCCGAACTCTCCGAGTTCGGCTACAAACCGGAACTGAAGCGCACCCTCGGCAACTTCCATACCTTCGCCGCGGGCATCAGCTACATCTCCATCCTCACCGGCACCTTCCAGCTCTTCTACTTCGGCTACGGCAGCGGCGGTCCCGCCTACTGGTGGTCCTGGCCGATGGTGTTCATAGGCCAGTTCATGGTCGCGCTCTGCTTCGCCGAACTCGCCGCCCGCTACCCGGTGGCCGGTTCCGTCTACAACTGGTCGAAGAAGGTGGGCAATCCACACATAGGCTGGCTCGCGGGCTGGATGATGCTGCTCGCGTCGATCGTGTCGATCGCGGCCGTCGCACTCGCCTATCAGTTGACCCTTCCGCAGATCTCCTCCACCTTCCAGTTCGTGGGCGACGGCACGGGCAAGTACGACGTCGCCACCAACGCGGTGCTGCTGGCGGCCGTACTGATCCTGTTCACCACCCTGGTCAACGCCTTCGGCGTGAAGCTGATGGCCACCATCAACACCGCGGGTGTCTTCATCGAACTGATCGCCACCGTCGTGCTGATCGTCCTGTTCGCGGTGCACATCACGCGTGGCCCCCAGGTGGTGATGGACACCCAGGGCACCGGCGACGGTCAGTCGTTCGGCTATCTCGGCGCGTTCCTGGTGGCCTCGCTGGCGTCCGCCTACGTGATGTACGGATTCGACACGGCCTCGTCGCTCGGTGAGGAGTGCCTCGACCCCTCGCGGAACGCGCCGCGCGCCATCATCCGCGCCATCGTCGCCTCCTTCGTCCTGGGCGGGCTCGTCCTGCTCCTCGCGCTGATGAGCGTCTCCAGCCTGAAGGGCGAGAAGCTCTCCACGGACGGGCTGCAGTACATCGTCCTCGACGTGCTCGGCCCCACGGCCGGCAAGGCGATGCTGTGGTGTGTGCTGATCGCGGTCACGGTGTGCGCGCTGGCCGTGCACACGGCGGCGGTCCGGCTGGCCTTCGCGATGGCCCGCGACAACAACCTGCCCGCCTCCTCGAAGCTGGCCAAGGTCAACGCGCGGTTCCGGACACCGGTGCTGCCGACGGTGATCATCGGTGTCCTCGCGCTGGCGATCCTGGTGGTCAACATCCGCCAGCCGCAGATCTTCACCGTGGTCACCAGCATCGGCATCATCATGATCTACCTGGCGTACCTCATGGTCACCGGACCCATGCTGGTCGCCCGGCTGCGCGGCAGGTGGCAGCCCGCGGGTGACGGCAAGTTCTCGCTGGGGCGCTGGGGGCTGCTCGTCAACGTCGTCGCCGTCGTCTGGGGCGCGGCCATGACGGTCAACCTCATCTGGCCGCGTTCCGCGGTCTACAACGCGGCCGCCCCGTACCACTGGTACCTGCGCTGGGGCGCCGTCCTGTTCGTGGCCGTCGTCGCCGGCGGCGGCTTCGCCTACTACTGGTTCGTGCAGCGGCACCGCACCGGGGTGCTCGCCGAGCACCAGCTCCGGTCCGACACGTCCGTCGCCTCTCCCCTGATCGCCCCCGCCGCCGAGTGA
- a CDS encoding GMC family oxidoreductase: MNGDEFDYVVVGGGTAGNVVAARLSEDPSVTVCVLEAGPSDVGDENVLKLERWMGLLESGYDWDYPVEPQASGNSFMRHARAKVLGGCSSHNSCIAFWAPAEDLDDWAAAGCTGWSAAELFPLYRRLESNDAPGDHHGRTGPVKLRTLKGEDPCGTALLEACAQAGIATTAFNTGTTVVRGANWFQINSDENNVRQSSSVAYLHPVMGKRPNLSVRTGVRAKKLVLEGRRCVGAEYLDPDLIHTRTVRARREVIVSCGSIDTPKLLMLSGIGPAAHLREVGVDVVVDSAGVGENLQDHPEGVIMWEARQPMTTTSSQWWEAGIFYDTEPGLDRPDLMYHYGSVPFDMNTARHGFPTTENAFCLTPNVTRAKSRGTVRLRTRDYRDKPRVDPRYFTHEHDVRVMTYGLKLAREIVAQPALSGWAGAELAPGPDVRTDDELLDYIHKTHNTVYHPSCTVKMGADDDTSAPLDARLRVKGVEGLRVADGSVMPDLISVNPCVTTMMIGEKCADLVKEDV; this comes from the coding sequence ATGAATGGCGATGAGTTCGACTATGTAGTGGTCGGCGGCGGTACGGCGGGCAACGTGGTGGCGGCCCGGCTCTCCGAGGATCCCTCCGTCACCGTGTGCGTGCTGGAGGCGGGCCCCAGCGACGTCGGCGACGAGAACGTCCTGAAACTGGAACGCTGGATGGGACTGCTGGAGTCCGGCTACGACTGGGACTACCCGGTCGAGCCGCAGGCCAGCGGCAACAGCTTCATGCGGCACGCCCGCGCCAAGGTGCTCGGGGGCTGCTCCTCGCACAACTCCTGCATCGCGTTCTGGGCCCCCGCCGAGGACCTGGACGACTGGGCCGCGGCGGGCTGTACGGGGTGGAGTGCGGCCGAACTCTTCCCGCTCTACCGGCGGCTGGAGTCCAACGACGCTCCCGGCGACCACCACGGCCGCACCGGCCCGGTGAAACTGCGCACGCTCAAGGGCGAGGACCCCTGCGGCACCGCACTCCTCGAGGCGTGCGCGCAGGCGGGCATCGCGACCACGGCCTTCAACACCGGCACGACCGTGGTCCGCGGCGCCAACTGGTTCCAGATCAACTCCGACGAGAACAACGTCCGCCAGTCCTCGTCGGTCGCGTATCTGCACCCGGTCATGGGCAAGCGGCCGAACCTCTCGGTACGGACGGGGGTGCGCGCCAAGAAGCTCGTCCTCGAGGGGCGGCGGTGCGTGGGCGCCGAGTACCTCGACCCGGACCTGATCCACACGCGGACGGTACGCGCCCGCCGCGAGGTGATCGTGTCCTGCGGGTCCATCGACACACCCAAGCTGCTGATGCTGTCGGGCATCGGGCCCGCGGCGCACCTGCGCGAGGTCGGCGTCGACGTCGTGGTGGACTCGGCGGGTGTCGGCGAGAACCTCCAGGACCATCCCGAGGGCGTCATCATGTGGGAGGCCCGGCAGCCGATGACCACCACGTCCAGCCAGTGGTGGGAGGCCGGCATCTTCTACGACACCGAACCGGGCCTGGACCGGCCGGACCTGATGTACCACTACGGCTCGGTGCCGTTCGACATGAACACCGCGCGACACGGCTTCCCCACGACCGAGAACGCCTTCTGCCTCACCCCGAACGTCACCCGCGCGAAGTCACGCGGCACCGTGCGGCTGCGCACCCGCGACTACCGGGACAAGCCGAGGGTCGATCCGCGCTACTTCACCCACGAGCACGACGTGCGCGTGATGACGTACGGGCTGAAGCTGGCCCGGGAGATCGTGGCGCAGCCCGCGCTGAGCGGCTGGGCGGGGGCCGAACTGGCTCCCGGCCCGGACGTCCGGACGGACGACGAACTGCTCGACTACATCCACAAGACCCACAACACCGTCTACCACCCGTCCTGCACCGTGAAGATGGGCGCGGACGACGACACCTCGGCCCCGCTCGACGCGCGGCTGCGGGTCAAGGGCGTCGAGGGTCTGCGGGTCGCGGACGGCTCGGTGATGCCGGATCTCATCTCCGTCAATCCCTGCGTCACGACGATGATGATCGGCGAGAAGTGCGCGGACCTGGTGAAGGAGGACGTGTAG